A part of Brettanomyces bruxellensis chromosome 3, complete sequence genomic DNA contains:
- a CDS encoding uncharacterized protein (BUSCO:EOG09262X74), protein MTDSTKGILESSSVIPKKTRDVPPPTYSDVEKYLSSLLQNMQREEPYTLSLNPDVLSNLKSGLPSGSKDVVTYTPAVDHSSKSFTRGFMLGQLSVIIIIVIFIRFFIFSEAEPANSDKKRVHPKISGFGSVTYQKEIKGLGDTFQNIINSILEKTYYDVDNHQPESLDWFNVLLAQFIMQVRREALIKDNIYHSLDKAFNDSSLAEYTDKINITEVNIGNDFPILSNCRIINSNGRIQAKIDVDVSDTLTLAAETSFLINSPKPMTASLPVQLKVSIVRFSGCLTLSLVSISDNSILPKDKVKLTQAEKQQELLSQIHEISEIDSAGVSSEERKTAVIFSFAPDFRLEFDIKSLIGSKAKLEDMPRIRSIIENALRKWLIDRYIEPRFHLIRIPGIWSSQKKKKSEATPEKATKSTNQI, encoded by the coding sequence ATGACTGATTCGACCAAAGGAATTTTGGAGTCATCATCGGTAATTCCAAAGAAAACTAGGGATGTGCCGCCTCCTACCTACTCGGATGTGGAGAAATATTTATCCAGTTTACTTCAAAATATGCAGCGTGAAGAACCTTACACACTCAGTTTGAATCCCGATGtactttcaaatttaaagTCTGGTCTACCATCAGGTTCTAAGGATGTTGTTACATACACCCCTGCTGTTGACCATTCCTCAAAGAGTTTTACAAGAGGTTTTATGCTTGGACAATTATCTGTTATCATAATAAtagttatttttataaggtttttcatcttttccgAAGCTGAACCTGCTAATTCAGATAAAAAGCGTGTTCACCCGAAGATATCGGGATTTGGCTCAGTAACTTatcaaaaggaaataaaagGGTTGGGAGatacttttcaaaatattattaacaGTATATTGGAAAAAACATATTACGATGTTGATAATCATCAACCGGAATCACTTGATTGGTTTAATGTGCTCTTAGCTCAATTTATCATGCAAGTAAGAAGGGAAGCTTTAATCAAGGATAATATATATCATTCTTTGGACAAAGCCTTCAACGACTCAAGTCTCGCCGAATAcacagataaaataaacataACGGAGGTGAATATAGGAAACGATTTCCCTATATTAAGTAACTGCAGGATAATCAACTCGAATGGGAGAATTCAAGCAAAAATAGATGTTGATGTGAGTGATACTTTAACTTTAGCGGCTGAAACCAGTTTTTTAATTAATAGCCCTAAACCAATGACAGCAAGCCTTCCTGTTCAGCTAAAAGTTTCAATAGTGAGATTTAGTGGTTGTCTAACGCTTTCACTTGTCTCTATATCGGATAATTCTATACTTCCTAAAGATAAAGTGAAGCTGACCCAAGCAGAAAAACAACAGGAACTGTTATCACAAATTCACGAGATTAGTGAGATTGACTCTGCTGGAGTGTCGAgtgaagagagaaaaacaGCAGTCATATTTTCATTCGCGCCAGATTTCCGGCTAGAATTTGACATTAAGTCACTGATCGGATCTAAGGCAAAATTGGAGGATATGCCAAGAATTAGGTCTATAATAGAAAATGCCCTTCGCAAATGGTTGATCGACCGTTACATCGAGCCGCGATTTCACTTAATTAGAATACCGGGTATATGGTCTtcacagaaaaagaagaaaagcgaAGCAACCCCAGAAAAGGCGACCAA